A genomic segment from Garra rufa chromosome 5, GarRuf1.0, whole genome shotgun sequence encodes:
- the LOC141334307 gene encoding interleukin-25, with protein MAQCVEHTYCSSTLKEYHAQLINLPSKINERSVAGWSYEENLDLDRVPQIIYEANCLNSHSCKGVDSSFSMESIPIAIKMPFLRKHPRCPTYALEFEDVNIACICATSRQN; from the exons ATGGCCCAGTGTGTGGAGCACACCTACTGCTCCTCCACACTGAAAGAGTACCACGCACAACTCATTAACCTGCCCAGCAAGATCAACGAACGCAGTGTCGCCGGATGGAGCTACGA GGAGAACCTCGACCTGGACCGTGTGCCACAGATCATCTATGAAGCAAACTGCCTGAACAGTCATTCCTGTAAGGGGGTCGACAGCTCTTTCAGTATGGAGAGCATCCCAATCGCAATCAAAATGCCATTTCTCAGAAAACACCCAAGATGCCCAACTTACGCACTGGAATTTGAGGATGTGAACATCGCCTGTATATGTGCTACATCCAGACAGAATTAG